The DNA window gcgtctgtctccagtggtagctctatggcttctccctaactccacctccttcctcccagcattcagtttagtttcccccacctggctctgttcccctatagctctgctgtaggcccaaagcagttcctttattaaccaatgatattcacagcatacagaggggaatctcacatcaagtTAAATCTTACACAtagttcagtttttgttttatgttcatctgtttgcctgcatgcatgtctgtacaccacatgtgtgcctgatgcccacagaagccagaaaagggcagcaGGTCCTCTGGGATtggaattgcagacagttgtgagctgctatgtgtgtgtgtgtgtgtgtgtggtgtgtgtatgtatgtgtgtgtgtgttaggaaccatcccaggtcctctggaagagcaacgggtgctcctaactgctgagacatctctccagcccaagtcttATATGTTCATGTGTTTTTCTGAAAACTCTCTGGACCCTGGTACACAGGGCTTAGCACCCAAGTTCTATGGATTACATCACAGTACCCACAGTACCCAAGAAAGTTCCTAAGTTCTTCCTGTAGTCTTCAGCCATGCTGGCCATTCTGTGGCTGGctagtctttctcttcctgtgctGTGGGCCCAGAAACTAATCAACTGTCCGTATAAGAATCTGTGCCAGTACGCCTTACTCTCGGGCAATGACGTGGTCCTGCAGTGTAACCACCCCAAAGCACTATGgtatttttcttcatctctggAGGATGAACTGTCCCTGCTCAACTCCATACCCAACGTGAAGATACTCTCTGGGAGCAACCTGCAATTACTCAAACCTCAGCCGTCCCAGACAGGGCTTTATCGCTGTCTGGATAATTACAAGGCCCGTGTGGTGGAATATGAGATTGACTTTCAGGATATAAGCCTGCTACGTATCACACACAAAGACCTGGGCCAAAGGCCCCTGGAAAATGAGACCATGAACCTAGGAGGCGAGGTACTCGTTTTTACCCACTGGGATCCTTGGCAAGACTGTAACCGTTGCGAAAAGCCGGGGGAGCGCAAACGACTGGGTTACTGCTACGTGGAGGAGCCGCTAGGAAAACCCATGCCCTGCTGGCTCTACCTGGGAAAGGAGAAGGTGACCCACATCCGCCTGCGGCCTGAACTCCAGTTACAAGCCTGCCAGGTGCCCTGTGACACCATCACAGAAACCACTCAGCCATATTTCGTCTTTGACACTCAGCAGCTGGACAAAACCTCCAACCACGGGTGGCTCAGCTGTCCCTTGGCTTCCATCTACAGGTAATCAGAGCAGGGCCGACGGCCCTTCTCTTGGCCCTCCATCAGTGCTGGTCCCTGGGGTCTGTCTGCTCCCCCATCCTAGGGGGAGGTCTCCATCCAGTAGATAAGTTCTTCCTCTACACCTAGAAGCCTTCACGGTCAGTGAGAGCCTAGAGTCATTGGTTTGCTTAGATATTGTCACACCAGAAATCTCTGAGGTGTTGAGGAAGGTGGTGCCTGAAAAAGGATCTATTTCCTGCCCACACAGGCAACCTGGAGCCAGAGACTCAGGCTTAGGTTCAGCCAGTGTAAGCATAGATGTGGGTCCTGTCTGCTGACTAGACCCTGAAGAACTGGTTTGCCCCTCTCTCCTTGCACCAGTAACGTGTCTTAGTCCTTTctcttttgggtttttcaagacagggtttctctgtagctttgaaacctgtcctggaactggctcttgtagaccaggctatccttgaactcacagagatccacctgctctgcctcccaagtgctgggattttctttttcttttttgagacagggtttcactatgtggctttggctggcctggaacttgctatagaccaggctggccttaaactcacaaaagATCTCCCCGACTCTGCTTCCAGAATGTTGGCAtgaaaagtgtgcaccaccacacccggcacatgtttgtttcttcctctgtcaATATTTTGTGTTAGTAGGCAAAGGGTCatgatatgacaaaataattattAGGCAAAGAAATAGCAACAGTTCTAAGTGCTGCATGCACTTAGAtttaccaggacagccagggctatgtagtaaagccccatctcaaaaataaataaagtcaaaaacaagcaaaacaaacaggcaaaaaagcCAACCCCCAAACTTGCCGGAAGACAGTTTATCAAATGTTTCCTGGTGACTGCCCCTGGTTATTACAGCTGTGGAtgatattttggtttcttttcattgGTTTTTAAATCATCATGAGAATCTCATAGTTACTTCATTTTTAATggaagatttatttgtattttatgtgtgtgggtgttttacctgcatgtatttatgtgcacgcTATGTGTgcggtgctcacagaggccagaagagggcgacagattgcctggtgctggagttacataAGTTGTGACCCTTcttgtgggggctgggaataagcttgggttctctggaagaacagctaatgCTTTTAACAGCTCAGCTACCTCTCAAGcccttatttactttttttttttttttttttttttttttttttcgagacagggtttctctgtggctttggagcctgtcctggaactagtctgtagtcttgtagaccaggctggtctcgaactcacagagatccgcctgcctctgcctcccgagtgctgggattaaaggcgtgcgccaccaccgcccggcctcaagcCCTTaaaccagaggttctcaaccttcctgatgctgtgacccttaatataattcctcatgttgtggtgaccccccaaccataaaatcatttttgttgctacttcataactgcaattttgctactgagTGATGTCTCAAttcctaagaccactggaaatatgtgttttctgatgatcgcgacccacaggttgagaaccactgctctcagTGAGTGGTTCCTCTGTAATAAAAATGCTGACTTTGAGCAAGCATGTGAAGGTCATTGAATGGTCCCTCTCTACTTGGCTTTCTGGGTCATGGTCTGTTGTTAGACTTGCTCTTTCCTGGTGGATACTTACTCTGTGGCTTCTgattttcctccttttcattctgtCAGGATGGTGGTTTAAGAATGAGAAATCTGACcatttggtccctagttggtggcagGTGGCAGTCTTGCTGAAGAAAGTACATCCCTGGGGTTGGGCTCTGAGAGTGTAAGGCCTTCCTCCCCTGCCCGTTCATTATCTGCTTTGGAATGGAGTTGAAAATCTCAtctttcagcttcctgctcccactgccaTGCCTGTGGCTTGCTGTTATGCCTCCCCTCCACAATAGTTAGCCCTCTGGggccataagcccaaataaacgtTTTATTCTGTAAGTGCCTCTGTCACGGTGCTTTCTCACAGCAACTGAAAAATAACCGACAAGGTTTGATTCCAGGGGCCAAAGCCACACTTGCTGTCAAGTTCCAGAGGGACACAACCAACTGTGGTGGGGAAGAcatggtggcagcaggcagggagggcGTGTTGGCAGGAACAGAAGGCTGGCTGGTCCCATGGCATAGTGTATTGGAATACAGGGCCACATGGGAGTTCAGATCTGGTGTGGGCAGGTTCCGTGGTGGCTGGATGTCCTCACCTCATATCTTGGgatgggaagcagagaacagTTGGTGGTaacatatttgaaataattacCAACATTGTTGACTGTTTCTGgtcttcagtttgtttgtttgtgtgtgtgtgtgtatgtgtgtgtgtgtgcacgcacgcgcgcgcgtgtacTTGTGAGCATGTATGTACACAAACTTTAAATTCCTGAGTTAATTTCCTTAGTTGTAAATATAAAACTGTTTTTTCTTGTGCTATGTTGTACGAGGAGcgtggccctttgtttgtcctgaccgcctggctagcttacaccctaaataaccacacagaaattgttattaattaaattactgcctagcccattaacTCTcacctcttattggttaactcccacatcttgatttaacccatttctattaatttgtataacaCCACCAGGTCgtgccttaccaggaaagattcagcatgtctgctgCTGAATCCATGgctgctctctgactctgctttctttctcccagaattcagttctatcttctctgcctacctaagttctgccctatcaggccaaggcagtttctttattcattatcttaTGAAagcaacaaacagaaggaactcctacaccagcgCTAGTGttgttaaattgttttctttcccccACAAATTTACTCATTCCATCAACGCATCAAGAAGTTTTGTCTTCAGCcagttgtggtttgaataagaatggcccctaaAGGATCATAGATTTTAATGTTTGATCACCAAGGAGTTGCATTATTTGAAAGgactaggagatgtggccttgttggaggaagtgtgtcactgggtgtgtgtgtggcagggtggggtgggggtgggaggtgggtgggctctgaggttctCAAAGCCCATgacaagcccagagtctctctttcctgctacccgtggatccagatgtagaattctcagctacttctccagcaccatgtctgtctacataccatgctccctgccatgatgacagtggactgaacctctaaactgtaagccagccccaagtaaatgcttcctttgtaagatttgctatggtcatggtgtctcttcacagcaatagaacactgactaaaacaCACGTATATAGCTgtagtatgtttttgtttttattttgtttgctgtgGTTATCAAACTCAAGGCTTTCAGCATTCTAGAACACCCTACCTCTAAGCCACATTGTCCCCAGCTCTAggtattttgagacatggtttcattaTATAGTCCACATTTGTCTTGAACTCAGTATcttcctgcttctgactcctaagtactggaattataggcacacGACAGCATTTTTAGTTCCATTCTTTATCTTTTCGTGTCTGTAGGAGCAGTACTAATGCCtccttctaaattattttaagttaatcccagctcttgggatgcaGAGCAAGTGTGTCTCTATgactttgaggacagcctggtctacaaagagagttgcaggtcagctagggctac is part of the Arvicola amphibius chromosome 8, mArvAmp1.2, whole genome shotgun sequence genome and encodes:
- the Fam187b gene encoding protein FAM187B isoform X1, with the protein product MLAILWLASLSLPVLWAQKLINCPYKNLCQYALLSGNDVVLQCNHPKALWYFSSSLEDELSLLNSIPNVKILSGSNLQLLKPQPSQTGLYRCLDNYKARVVEYEIDFQDISLLRITHKDLGQRPLENETMNLGGEVLVFTHWDPWQDCNRCEKPGERKRLGYCYVEEPLGKPMPCWLYLGKEKVTHIRLRPELQLQACQVPCDTITETTQPYFVFDTQQLDKTSNHGWLSCPLASIYRPIHWEANDTALTWQDQLSGKLSGSLMDPVSGGQQLQIFQPAIYRCFVQQELIAQFSPAASVELLEAERQTKGQGRWQPRAQPGKADSVLRGLKLMLLMVSVLVVWGLLCKVVFRPTRGKRRNLVLLVK